A region from the Actinoplanes sp. OR16 genome encodes:
- a CDS encoding L-seryl-tRNA(Sec) selenium transferase — MGMDPRRLIPRTDVVLSDPRLEAAAARLGRPAVKAAVADAQRKAREGVIDPGQVADAAVAGLPLGMRAVLNATGVVLHTNLGRAALSAAAVDAVVEAAGTTDVELDLRTGKRARRGRDALAALAAAVPEAQGVHVVNNGAAALVLVATALAAGREIVISRGEMVEIGDGFRLPDLLASTGARLREVGTTNRTSVDDYRSAVGPETGFILKVHPSNFTIRGFTKSVEISEMSGGGAAGPGAAGPGAAGPGAAGLRAAGPGAAGPGAVGLGVGAAGLGVPIVADIGSGLLRPDPLLPDEPDAESVLRDGADLVVASADKLLGGPQAGLLLGDAALIERLRRHPLARALRVDKLTLAALHATLAGPVTPTWQALRYDVDELRRRTEELHGRVGAGDVVASVAVVGGGGAPELELASWALALPAGFAQPLREGHPPIVGRVERGQLLLDLRCVPPDQDHAVAEAVRSVAGD; from the coding sequence ATGGGTATGGATCCGCGGCGGCTCATTCCTCGTACGGACGTGGTGTTGTCCGATCCTCGCCTCGAAGCCGCCGCCGCGCGACTGGGGCGACCCGCCGTCAAGGCCGCGGTCGCCGACGCGCAGCGCAAAGCGCGCGAAGGAGTGATCGATCCCGGTCAGGTCGCTGACGCTGCCGTTGCCGGACTCCCGCTGGGGATGCGGGCGGTGCTCAACGCCACCGGTGTCGTGCTGCATACGAATCTCGGACGGGCCGCGCTGTCGGCCGCTGCCGTGGACGCCGTCGTGGAAGCCGCCGGCACCACCGATGTCGAGCTCGACCTGCGCACCGGGAAACGGGCTCGGCGAGGGCGGGACGCTCTGGCCGCTCTGGCCGCTGCGGTGCCCGAGGCGCAGGGCGTCCACGTCGTGAACAACGGGGCTGCGGCTTTGGTGCTCGTTGCTACGGCACTCGCTGCCGGGCGCGAGATCGTGATCAGTCGCGGGGAGATGGTGGAGATCGGGGACGGGTTCCGGCTGCCTGATCTCCTCGCGTCGACTGGGGCGCGGTTGCGGGAGGTCGGCACCACTAATCGGACGTCTGTCGACGACTATCGGAGCGCTGTCGGGCCGGAGACGGGCTTCATCCTGAAGGTCCATCCGTCGAACTTCACGATCAGGGGCTTCACGAAATCAGTCGAAATTTCGGAAATGTCGGGTGGGGGAGCTGCGGGGCCGGGAGCTGCGGGGCCGGGAGCTGCGGGGCCGGGAGCTGCGGGTCTGAGGGCTGCGGGGCCGGGAGCTGCGGGGCCGGGAGCAGTGGGGCTGGGAGTGGGAGCAGCGGGTCTAGGGGTGCCGATCGTTGCTGACATCGGGTCGGGGTTGTTGCGGCCTGATCCGCTGTTGCCGGATGAACCTGATGCGGAGAGCGTCCTCCGGGACGGCGCTGATCTGGTCGTCGCGAGTGCGGACAAGCTTCTCGGCGGGCCGCAGGCGGGGCTGCTGCTCGGGGACGCCGCGCTGATCGAGCGGCTTCGCCGGCATCCGCTTGCTCGGGCGCTGCGGGTGGACAAGCTGACTCTGGCGGCACTTCATGCGACGCTCGCCGGGCCGGTGACGCCTACCTGGCAGGCGCTTCGGTACGACGTCGACGAGCTGCGGAGACGTACCGAAGAACTGCACGGTCGCGTGGGTGCGGGAGACGTGGTCGCGTCGGTCGCCGTCGTCGGTGGGGGAGGAGCGCCCGAGCTGGAGCTGGCCTCCTGGGCGCTGGCGCTGCCCGCCGGGTTCGCGCAGCCGCTCCGTGAGGGGCATCCGCCGATCGTCGGCCGCGTCGAGCGGGGGCAGCTGCTGCTCGACCTGCGTTGCGTTCCGCCGGATCAGGACCACGCGGTGGCTGAGGCGGTGCGGTCGGTGGCGGGCGATTGA